In bacterium, the following are encoded in one genomic region:
- a CDS encoding ATP-binding cassette domain-containing protein, which produces MAEKIKLWDVSIGYLNQTIVKDVNLKIEKGEIIGIFGPNGAGKTTLICGINGVARIIKGNVFIDNILLTSFSGPYLRRKIGYVPQIIDIDPFLPILTEDVVFMGLYGKKGLFGKIEKEDKKRFDEIADFFEIKNILKKPFGLLSGGEMRKILIVSAFLKEPEILLLDEVFTFLDLRTTKNLFKKIKEIHEKKNLTILIVAHDIYIIENLCQKVIGMENGKVIFYDEKEKFLKLLKENGNN; this is translated from the coding sequence ATGGCAGAAAAGATTAAACTTTGGGATGTTAGTATTGGCTATTTAAATCAGACAATTGTTAAAGATGTTAATTTAAAAATTGAGAAAGGAGAAATAATTGGAATTTTTGGGCCAAATGGAGCAGGGAAAACAACCTTAATATGTGGTATAAATGGAGTTGCAAGAATTATAAAAGGGAATGTTTTTATAGATAATATTCTTCTTACTTCTTTTTCAGGACCTTATTTAAGAAGAAAAATTGGTTATGTCCCACAGATTATTGATATTGACCCTTTCCTCCCAATTCTTACAGAAGATGTTGTCTTTATGGGTTTATATGGAAAAAAGGGTTTATTTGGTAAAATAGAAAAAGAGGATAAAAAGAGATTTGATGAAATTGCTGATTTTTTTGAAATTAAGAATATTTTAAAAAAACCCTTTGGACTTCTTTCAGGTGGAGAGATGAGAAAAATTCTTATAGTAAGTGCATTTTTAAAAGAACCAGAAATTCTTTTACTTGACGAGGTTTTTACTTTTCTTGATTTAAGAACAACAAAAAATTTATTCAAAAAAATTAAAGAAATCCACGAAAAGAAAAATCTTACAATTCTAATTGTTGCTCATGACATTTATATAATTGAGAATTTATGCCAGAAAGTAATAGGGATGGAAAATGGAAAAGTTATTTTTTATGATGAGAAGGAGAAATTTTTGAAATTATTAAAAGAAAATGGAAATAATTAA
- a CDS encoding metal ABC transporter permease, with amino-acid sequence MEIIKYAFFQKALVACVLSGIACGIIGVWVVVMRISFIGVSISHSAFAGSLLAILIKKPVQLFSFIFTLITSSILGPFSDRTQLHPETSMGIIFSLTLGLSFLFLGLIPESKSEALNYMWGSILTVDILDIYFLFAITIFVFFFDFLFFREIKALLFNRELAKANGFYSTIFFYLILYILGLSITFLLKIVGGLLVYALIVNPASSAYQITYNIKKMFFLSVIFGILSTISGLFISSTLNIPTGASIILFSGLLFVFCFLFSPKRRKNEK; translated from the coding sequence ATGGAAATAATTAAATATGCTTTTTTTCAGAAAGCACTGGTTGCCTGTGTTTTATCTGGAATTGCCTGCGGTATTATCGGTGTCTGGGTTGTCGTTATGAGAATTTCTTTTATTGGTGTTTCAATTTCCCATTCAGCATTTGCAGGTTCTCTCCTTGCAATCTTAATTAAAAAACCAGTTCAACTCTTTTCTTTTATTTTTACCCTTATAACATCTTCAATCCTTGGACCATTTTCAGATAGAACTCAACTACATCCAGAGACATCAATGGGTATAATTTTTTCTTTAACACTTGGTTTATCATTTTTATTTCTTGGTTTAATCCCTGAGAGTAAAAGTGAGGCACTTAATTATATGTGGGGGAGTATTTTAACAGTTGATATTTTGGATATTTATTTCCTTTTTGCTATAACGATTTTTGTCTTCTTTTTTGATTTTTTATTTTTTAGAGAGATTAAGGCACTCCTTTTTAATAGGGAACTTGCAAAGGCAAATGGTTTTTATTCAACAATATTTTTTTATTTAATTCTTTACATTCTTGGTTTATCAATAACTTTCCTTTTAAAAATAGTTGGTGGACTTCTTGTCTATGCTTTAATTGTTAATCCTGCATCTTCTGCTTATCAGATTACTTATAATATTAAAAAGATGTTTTTTCTTTCTGTTATTTTTGGTATTCTTTCAACAATTTCAGGCCTTTTCATTTCAAGTACTTTAAATATTCCAACAGGTGCTTCAATAATTCTTTTTTCAGGGTTGCTTTTTGTTTTTTGTTTCCTATTTTCACCTAAAAGGAGAAAGAATGAAAAATAA
- a CDS encoding class I SAM-dependent methyltransferase — protein MKNKKEFFNNMAENWDKNDKVASNKYRRIIEELKIEDGLKILDIGTGTGVLIPYLLETGKIIEIYAIDYSEKMIEKFREKNFPENVKSFIMDIHNTDFENNFFDRIIANACYPHFEDKEKAIKEIYRILKKNGIFIISHPTGRKFVNELHKKTHPLIKKDIIPDIKKLKSFIEKASFKFGKGIDEEDFFLISFIK, from the coding sequence ATGAAAAATAAAAAGGAATTTTTTAATAATATGGCTGAAAACTGGGATAAGAATGATAAAGTCGCTTCTAACAAATATAGAAGGATTATTGAAGAACTTAAAATTGAAGATGGTTTGAAAATTCTTGATATTGGAACTGGAACAGGAGTTTTAATCCCTTATTTACTTGAAACTGGGAAAATTATTGAGATATATGCTATTGATTATTCTGAAAAAATGATTGAAAAATTTAGAGAAAAAAATTTTCCAGAAAATGTTAAAAGTTTTATTATGGATATTCATAATACAGATTTTGAAAATAATTTTTTTGATAGAATTATTGCAAATGCCTGTTATCCACATTTTGAAGATAAGGAAAAAGCAATTAAAGAGATATATAGGATTTTAAAAAAAAATGGTATTTTTATAATTTCACATCCAACAGGCAGAAAATTTGTAAATGAACTCCACAAAAAAACTCACCCATTGATAAAAAAAGATATAATTCCAGATATTAAAAAGTTGAAGTCATTTATAGAAAAGGCAAGTTTTAAATTTGGAAAAGGAATTGATGAAGAGGACTTTTTTCTCATTTCTTTTATAAAATAA